The window GCGAGACCTCGCGGAGTTCACCCGTCTCGACGTCGAAGACGAAGCCGCGCACGTTGTCGGTGTGGGCGACGAACGGGCTCTGCGTGATGCGCCGGATGGACTCCCGAACGCTCACGTCGACGTCACGGAACGACTCCGCCTTCCAGTGCGCACGCGCGCCGGTCTCGGCGAGCAGACGCTCGTCGAACTCGTCCTCCGTGAACGTCGAGAGGCCGCAGTTCGTGTGGTGGATGAGCAGGATCGCCTCGGTCCCGAGCATGCGCTGCGAGATCGTGAGCGAGCGGATCACGTCGTCGGTGATGACGCCGCCCGCGTTCCGGATGATGTGCGCTTCACCGAGATCGAGACCGAGCATGGCGAAGATGTCGAGCCGCGAGTCCATGCAGGCGACGACGGCGAGTCGCTTCGACGGTCGGAGCGGCTTGTCCCCCGTGTAGCTCGCGACGTACTCGTGATTGTGCTCCAGCAGCTCGTCGATGACGCTCATCCGTGTGCTCCTCCTCCGGGCCGGCCGCGTCGGGGATGGCGGTCTCGGCCGTGCGACTCACAGTCTAGGCTCACCCTCGCCAGTCGCCCGCCGCAGGCAGGAGCGAGAGGGAGAGCGGCTCGAACTCCGTGTAGGCGGGGTACGCCCCGCCGAACGTGTCGGCGCCCGCGCTCGTGAGGGTCACGGGCACGGCGACCCAGTCGAGGGCTCCGTCGTCGCGGCGGAAGGCACCGCCGAGCTGCAGCGTCGCGAGCTCGACGAGGTCGCCGTGCAGATCGTGCACGTGCAGGGACGCTCCGTGGTCGCCGAAGTGCACCTCCGGTTCGCCGAGCACGACGTCGAGGTGGCCGGCGTGCGCCCGGAACCTGAGGCGACCACCGAAGCACGCGACGCCCGTCGGTGAGACGGGATCGAGCACCGCGTCGTCCGCGGTGCGCGGGAAGACGAAGCCGTCGTCGCTCGCCTCGACGCCCTCGCTCGCCTCGACCGAGCCGCCGGACCGGCGGACGTAGTCGATGAACGAGTCCTTGACGCCCCAGCGGAGTCCACCGTTCCCCTCGATGTCGTTCGTCATGTCAGCACGCTAGCGAACCGGGCTCGGCGCGGCCGACACGTGACCGTCGTGGCGCCGCTCGGTCGCGCGTGCGCGCGTGTCCACCCCGCCGCCGGGTCCACTCGAACGACCGCCCGATGCGGACCGCTCGATAGGATCACTGGTCATGCCCAAGATCGTCGACCACGACGCTCGTCGGCGCGAGATCGTGCGCGCGACGTGGCGGCTCGTCGCCCGCAAGGGCATCCGGGCGACGACGATGCGCGAGATCGCGCGCGAGGCGGGATTCGCGAACGGCGCGCTCTCGCCCTACTTCGCGAACAAGGACGCGATCGTGATGGCCGCGTTCACCCACGTGTTCGAGACGGCGGACGGCCGCATCGAGGTGTCGACGCGCGACCGGCGCGGGCTCGACGCCCTCCGACGGGCGATCTTCGAGGTGCTCCCCCTCGACGAGGAGCGGCGCCTCGAGGCGCGCATCGTCGTCCCGTTCTGGGAGGAGGCGCTCACCGACGGTGCGAAGCGCGATCTGCACGCGACGACGGGGAGCGCGTGGCGTAGCCGCTTCGCGACCCACCTGCGCGAGGCGGTCGTCGACGGTGATCTCGACGCGACGCTCGACGTCAATGCGGCCGCCGACGTGCTGTTCGTGTTCGCGATGGGCACGCAGACGCAGGTCGTGCTCGAGCCGGAACGCTACTCGGCGGAACGGCTCGAGGCACTCGTCGACGCGTTCGTCGACCGGCTGCGCACCGAGCGCTGAGCGCGGGCCTGCGCGAGCAGATCGGCCGCGACCGCGTCGGTCTCGACGAGCATCGTCGCGCGCGTGCCCGGCATGGGGCTGATGAGCGTGTCGCGGCGGCTCGTCGCGAGCGGGACGCCGATCAGCCGGATGCGCTCGTCGGTCGTGCCGTCGCCGTGGACGATGCGGCTCGTCACCGGATCCACGTCGACCGCGCTCGTCGGGACGCGGCCGCCGAGCCCGCTGACGCGCGCGAACGGACGAGCCCGCCCGTCCTCGACGAGCCGCCGCAGCAGCTCGTCGCGGGTCGTCCGGACGTCGTGCGGCCGCACCCATGCGTCGATGAGGACCGGAGCGGTGACGGGCTCGGCCTCGACGTCGGGCGAGGACATGACGAACCGTCCGGTCGCCTCGTCGATGTCGACGATCGGTCGCGGGCCGACGAAGGTGACAAGCCCCGCGTCGACGAGCGCGAGCAGCTCCCGGATCCGCTGGGCCGGCGGGCCCGAGCCGGCGAGGTTGCCGATCTGCATGAACTCGTGCAGCGGCCCCGCCGCGTCCTCCGCATCGAGACCGTCGAACGCCGCGACGCGGGACACGGCGGCCCGGGCCGAGGCGAGTGACCACAGGCCGACCTTGATCGGCGAGTCGTGCCCCCGTTCGGCCTCGACGAGATCGGCGCGCAGCCGCGCGACGATCTCGTCGTGCAGGGCGTCGGACGAGGCGAACCGTCCCGCCGGGAGCGTCGTCGCCGCGACCGGATCGAATCGGTCGGCCGCGTCCGGGACGACGTCTCGCAGCGCCCGGTCGAGCTCGTCGAGGTCGTCGGCCCGCGACTCGACGATCCCGAGGACGACCTCGAGGGGTGCCGTGAACGCGGCGGGGTTCGTCCGGTGCAGCGTCGCGTAGTAGGCGTCGAGTGCGTCGCGTCGCAGGGCGGGCCGGAGATCCCGCACGAAGTCGACGGTGCCGTGGAGCCGCGGCACGACGGCCCGCAGGCGCTCGTGTCCGCCCGCGGGCGGCAGGCTCCCGTAGCGCGATTTCGCGCGGAACGGCAGGCCCCTGCCGGAGGCCGCGTGGAATCGGGGCTCGCGGCCGCTCGGCACGTAGACGGACGCCCCGTCGGTGCCGAGTTCGTGCCGTCCCCCGCGGCCGACGGTCAGGAGTGTCACGGTGTCGAAGAAGCCCATACCGAGGCCCCGGACGAGCACGTCGACACCGTCGGGGACGCGCTCGACGGGCTGGTCGATGGGACTCGCGGGTTCGATCCACACCGCACCGCTCCCCCGCGCGCGGTCGCGGAGCGCCGCATCGGCCGGGCTCGGCGCACTCGGGAGCCACCCCTGCGCGAGCACGACGGCGTCGGCAACGAGGCGCGCGCCGTCGTCGAGCTCCACGACGTCGACGTGCCCCGCGGGTTCGATCCCCACGGCGCGTGCCCGGTGCACGTGGACGCTCGACGCCGACGGGAGAGCGGCGGTCGCCCGGTCGAGGGCCCATTCGAGGTAGGCGCCGTAGAGCGCGCGCGAGGCGTGGCTGTCGAGCTCGACGGCCGCGAGTTCGTCGAGGAAACCACCGGGCGCGACGAGTGCGGCGGACGGCGGTCGCTCGGCGAACGTGGCCCGCACCGCCGGATCGATCGATCGCAGTCGGCTCGCGTGCTCGTCGCCGAGTCGCGGTGGCGCGAGATGCTCGACCACGAGGTCGGCCCACTCGAGCAGGGTGGGCCCCGCGACGACGGGCAGCACCGCCTCGGTCGTCTGCTCCGTGAAGAGCGTGACGGCACCCGCGTACGTGTTCATGTTGAGCTCGCGGGACTGGTCGGTGCGCCACACCTCGCCCGCGCCGGCCGGCGCCGGGTCGACGAGGTGGATCTCGATCTCGGGCGCATCGCCCCCGAGACCACCGGCCGCGATCCGCTCGACGATCGAGACGCCGCGCGGCCCCGCACCGACGACGACCACGCGGAACGGGACGGGAGCCTCCGTGCTCGTGTCCGTCGATCCCATAGCTCCGCCTCCGCTCTCTCGGCGCCACGACACCGGGCGCGACCCGGCACCGAGTCCGTTCCGGGCGCCGAGTCCATTCAAGACGTCCGACACGGTGGCGTCGAATCGACGCGAGCGTCGCGGTGCCCGCACCGACGCGCGGCGTCATCTTCGGCGCACCGTTCGCGTGCCCCGCCGCTCAACCGCGGCCGAGGTCGAGGTCGATTCGGTCGGCGATCGCCCGCAGCCGCGCGACGTGGGCCGCCCAGGAGCCGCCGTCGCGTGGGGGCAGATTGCGCGCGTCCGGGAGCATGCCGCGCGCGCCGTCGATCCCCTCGCGCAGAACGTCCGCCTGCCCGGCGTGCCTCGCTTCGTCGGCGATGACGTGTACGAGGATCCGCAGGAGCGTCGTCGCGGCGCGCTCCTCGGGCCACCACGGCACGCGTCCCGTGGCGTGCAGCGGGAGTTCGTCGATCGTCGCGTCCGCGTGGGCCCAGGCGCGGTCGGCGAACGCGAGGACGTCGAGCATCGTCTCGTCCTCCGCGGCGAACATGTCCCCGTCGGGTTCCGCCCCGTCGGCGTACCAGGGGATCTCGAAGGGTGCAGGCCGGCCGAAGACGAGGCCGAAGTACTCCGACTCGATGGAGGCGGTGTGCTTCACGAGCCCGAGCAGATTCGTCCCGGAGGAGGTTCGCGGACGTCTCGCGTCGGCCTCGCCGAGCCCCTCGAGCTTCCACAGCAGCGCCTCGCGCTGCGACCGGAGCGTGCGGTGCAACGCGGCCTTCGTGTCGTCCATGGGCGGATGCTAGCGAGGCGGTCCGAGCGTGCCCGGGGACCGCGATGTGTGCTCGGAGGCTCGCCGGTGCGCCGCTCGCGGGTAACGGGTGGACGAGGGCGGGGTCACGGGTGGACGAGGAAGGTGACCGCGAAGACGACGGGAACGCTCAGGACCGTCGTGAGGAGGATCGACTCGCGCGCGAGCTTCTCACCCGTGCCGTACTCCGAGGCGTACGTGAAGATGTTCTGCGCGGCGGGCAGCGCCGCCGTCACGACGACCGCGAGGAGCGTGTGCCCGGTGATGCCGAAGACGTGGACGGCGAGCAGCCACGCGACGACCGGGTGCACGAAGGACTTGAGGATCGTCGAGAGCAGCACCTGTCCCCGTTCCGGGCCGCTGAACGGGACCGAACTGTCCCGCAGCGACATCCCGAACGCGAGCAGGACCGCCGGCACGCTCATGGCACCGATCAGTTCGATCGGCGCCATGACGAACGAGGGAACCGCGAAACCGGGGACGACGATCCCGAGCACCCCGCAGGCGAGTCCCGACAGCGAGCCGATGACGATGGGGTTGCGGAACGGTCGGAGCGCATAGTGCCACCAGCGCGACGCACGCGCCGAACGGTCGCTCGTCGCGATGTCGAGCAGCGCCATGAGGATCGGATTCATGATGAGCTGCTGCACGAGCATGACGGGCGCGACGAGGGTCGCGTCGCCGAGCACGTAGACCGCGATGGGGATGCCGAGGTTGCCGGAGTTCACGTAACTCGACACCATCGCGCCGACGGTCCCCGGCCCGAGCCCCCACCGTCGGATCGCCGCGATCGTGCCGTACAGCCCCGCCATCACGAGCATCGCGACGGCCGTGACCGTGAACTGCGCGGAGAAGAGCGACACGAGGTCGGCCTCGGCGAGCAACTGGAACATGAGCGCGGGCGTCGCGACCCAGAACGCGAGTTTCGTGAGGACGGAGCGGCCGTTCTCGCCGAGCCAGCGCGTGCGCCCCAGGACCACGCCGACGCCGATGATGACGCCGATGACCGTGAACCCCTGCAGCACGCCGATCATGTCCCGCTCCCTCCGCGCCCGCGGCGGGCACCGATCGAGTGTATTGGCGCACGGAGCGCCGCCTCGATCATCGCGCCGTCGGTCGCCGACGGGGTCGCCGCCGTGGGCCACCCCGATCACCGGGGTGGGGCGGGGCCGTTCAGCCGAGGTCGACGGACCCGAGCGCCGCGAGGTCACGGAACCCCGAACCGTGCCACACGAGCGGATCGCGTTCGTCCGCCGTCGCCACCCGGTGCACCCTGAGCAGGCCCATGAGGTGATCTCCCGCCCGGAACTCCTCGTGCAACGAGACCTCGAACCAGCTCGATGCCGCCGTGAGGAACAGGGCCGTGCTCGCCGTGCTCGACCGCCACGTCGTCGAAGCGTGCGGCGCGGTCCTTGCCGGCGAGCTGGCGAACGAGCGGACCCTGCCCAGCGGCGAACACCGAGACACCGAACCGTTCCGCGTCACGCAGGAGCGGCCAGGTCTCCGAGTTCTCCTGCACGGCGACCGCCACGAGGGGTGGATCGAGGGAAACGCCCACCATGAACGACGAGGCGACGAGTGCGTGCTCGATGCCGTCGATCTCGGCCGCGTGCACGGAGACGCCCGTCGGGAATCGTCCGAAGGCGCGTCGGAGCGCGAACTGGTCGTCGTCGTGCGAGACGAGTCGCAACCCGTCCGAAACCTTTGTCGTCATGAACGTCCCCTTCACTGTCCTGTCGTGGTCCGTCATCCATCCGGATTCGGCGGAGCCCGATGAAACGTCGGCCGGAGGCCGTCGATCCGTCGACATCATCGGTTCCGGCGCGGACGCCGGGGCCGGCGTCGATGCCGCAGTAAGTGTGCCTCACGGTGGTGCGAATCGCAGCGGTCCGGTATGTCACCGCGCGTAACAGCGCGCGTCCGCACGGCCCCGTGCCGATCGCCTCCGTGACCGACCGTGGCCGCGTACATCGGGCCGGACACCGCCCGTCGTCCCACCGCCCGACACGAATGACGGACCCGACGAGAATCCGCATTCACCGAAGTGACGATGAATCGCGTTCCGCTTTTCGTTTCCCACCATTCCTGCCCCTGCGGATACGACTTCCGATCGACCCTGATGTAGAATCGCTCCGCGCACTCCACCCGTTCGAGTTCCATACACCCCAACCCTCTTTCACGTTCTTCCGGTAGTCCGGGCGTTCATGAGGGTCAATCGCCCAGCGAATTCCCGGGCAAGATCGAATGCATTTGCACCTCCGGACATCTCCCCGTACCCTTTCCCTATCTGCATCCATGTTCCAAGGCAACAGAAGGAAGTACCGTGGCACGTAAAGTCGTTTATCAGCTCGTCGACGACATCGACCAGACCCCGCTCGACGAGGGTGAGGGCGAGACGGTTCGCTTCTCGCTCGACGGCAACGATTACGAGATCGATCTCTCGTCGGATCACGCGAAACTGCTCCGCGCCGGTCTCGAGAAGTACGTCGACGCGGCCCGCGTCGTCTCGCGGACGAAGTCGGGCCGTTCGAGCTCGAACTCGCGCGTCCCGAAGCGCGACCTCAGCGCGATCCGCGCGTGGGCGTCGGCGAACGGCCACAAGGTCTCCGACCGCGGTCGGATCCCGAACGCCGTCGTCGAGGCGTACGACGCGGCGAACGGTCGCTGAGCGGCGCGCGACGAACACACGAATGACGGAGCGGGGCGGCCATGTGGCCGCCCCGCTCCGTCGTTCGCGCCTGTCGTCAGGCGAGCGTGGCGACCGCCTCGGCGATCGCGCGCGCGCCCGCCTCTATCTGCTCCTCGCTCGTCGCGATCGAGGTGCGGAAGAACGCGTCGCTGCCGTACGCGGCGCCCTGGATGACGGCCACGCGCGCCTCGTCGAGGAGCCACATCGTCACGTCCTGATCCGACGTGAGCACGGTGCCACCCGCGGTCCGCCTGCCGATGAGTCCGGAGCAGTCGACGAACACGTAGAACCCGCCGTCCGGGACGATCGGCCGGAGTCCGTCGATCTCTCCGAAGCGGTCGACCGCGAGGTCCCGCCTCGACCGGTACCGCGCGACGCTCTCCGTGATGAACGACTGATCGCCCGTCAGCGCGACCACCGCGGCCGCCTGGCTCACGGACGACGGACAGGACGAACTCTGCGACTGGAGGATGTTGATGGCCCGCACGAGCCCGGGAGCGCCGACGCCGTATCCGAGGCGCCACCCCGTCATCGCGTACGACTTGGAGACGCCGTTGACGGTGAGGACGCGGTCGCGAACGCGCCCCGCCGCCGCCACGAACGGCACGAAGGGCCGCCCCGTGAAGCCGATCTCGTCGTAGATCTCGTCGGCGAGCACCCACACGTCCGGGAACGCCTCGAGGACCTCGACGAGCCCCTCGATCTCGGCGCGCGTGTAGACCGCGCCCGTCGGGTTCCCGGGGGCGTTCACGACCACCCACCGCGTCCGCGGCGTGATCGCCGCGCGGAGCGCCTCCGGTGTGAGCTTGAACCCGGTCGCCTCGGCGGTGTCGACGATCACAGGCGTGCCGTCGTTCGCGAGCACCATGTCCGGATACGAGACCCAGTACGGGGACGGGACGATGACCTCGTCGCCCGGGTCGAGGGTCGCGGCGAAGGCCATGTAGATGACCTGTTTGCCGCCCCCGCCGACCGCGATCGACGCGTCGTCGAACTCGATGCCGCTCGCGCGCAGCATGCGCGCTCGGATCGCCGCCCGTAGTTCGGGCGTCCCGTTGACGGCCGTGTACTTCGTCCGGCCCGCCTCGATCGCGGCGATGCCCGCGTCCTTCACGTTGCGGGGGGTGTCGAAGTCGGGCTCGCCGATCGTGAGGTCGATGATCGGTGTCCCCGCGGCCCGGAGCTCCCGGACGCGGTTCGCCGCGAGTGTGCTCGGCGACTCCCTGATGCGCGCCACCCGCGCCGAGGGGCGGAACGCCGCCGTGTTCGTGACGCCGCTCATCGCGCCCCGAGCCCCTGCTCGGGGTCGACGTCGTCCAGATCGGTCGTCAGGCCCTTCGCGCGGAGGACGTCGTGAAGACCGCAGAGATCGATCGTCGTGCCACCGGCGTGGTAGCGCGCGATGAGGTCGGCCTCCTTCCGGTCACGTTCCTCCGACAGCTCGGCGACGATGTCGGCCTCGTCCCGTCGGACGACGACGATGCCGTCGGCGTCACCCTTGACGATGTCGCCGGGTTCGATGCGTTGTCCGCCGAACACGAGCGGCTGGTTGATGTGCCCGAGCGTCTCCTTGACCGTGCCCGAGATCGACACGGACCCGGAGAAGACCGGCAGCCCGAGCTCTCGGAGTTCCCTCGTGTCACGCACGCCGCTGTCCGTCACGAGCGCCGCGATCCCCTTCGCGGCGCACGCGTTGCCGAGGACGTCCCCGAACGTCCCGGCCTGCGCGAACGCTCCGGCCGAGACGATGAGGACGTCACCGGGCTGTGCGAAGTGGATCGCGACCTGGAGCATGAGGTTGTCGCGCGGCGCGCAGACGACGGTGAAGGCCGAACCGACGAACGAGCTCTCGCGGTCGATGGGCGTGATGTTCGAGGCGACGGCCCCACGTCGGCCCTGCGCCTCGTGGATGGTCGCGGCCGTGTACCTGCCGATGCGCTCGATCTGCTCGGGACGAGCGCGCTCGATGCGGGTCGTCACGTGCGGCGGGATCCGCAGGGTCGCGTCGGTGTGTGCGGTGGGGGTCATGCGTCTTCTCTCCTGTCGAACGTGAGGCCGCCGGGCACCTGGAAGGTCGGCGTGACCTCGATGAGGCCGAAGTTCACGTGGCCGGGGGCGGCGACGACGAAGTCCACGGTGCGGACGATGTCCTCGGTCGTGAGCGACTCGTACCCCTCGTAGTAGGTCGCCCACGCCTCGGCCATCGCCTCGGGCGTCCCGCCGAGGTTCCGGCCGAAGATCTCCGTCTCCACACGCCCCGGGCAGATCTCCGTCACCCGGATACGGCGTCCGAGGACGTCGTTGCGGAGCTGACGGGACACCTGGGACAGCGCGGCCTTCGTCGCGTGATAGGCCGTGTGGCCGAAGAAGTTGTACCGACCGGCGATGCTCGTGATGTTCACGACGTGGCCACGATCCCGCTCCACCATGCCCGGCAACAGGAGGCGTGCGAGGTGCAGCACGGCGCGGAGGTTCACGTCGACCATCGCGTCGATCACGCCGCGTGAGGCGTCGAGCACATTGCCCGTCGCGCTCACGCCAGCGTTGTTGACGAGGACGTCGATCTCGAGTGCCCCGAGTTCGCGCTCCAGCGCGTCGACATCGGCGAGGTCGACGACGTGCGGGATCGCGCCGGTCTCGGCGGCGAGGGCGGCGAGCCGCTCCTCGTCGCGGGCGACGGCGTACACCTCGAGGCCCGCCTCGGTGAGCCTGCGCACGATCGCGGCGCCCATCCCCGTCGAGGCGCCCGTCACGAGGGCCGTGCGGTAGTCGCTGTAGGTCATTGCTGCGTCCTGATCCTTTCGGTTCGATCGGTCATTCGTCGCGGAGCGGCTCGTGTGCTCGATCGGTCACCGTGAGCACGGCGACGAGGGTTCCGATCGAGGTGAGGACGACGTAGTACGCGGGCATGAAGCTGTTGTGCGTCAGGCCGATGAGCCACGTCATGAGCAGCGGCGCGGTGCCGCCGAACAGCGCGGACGAGATGTTGTAGCCGAGGCCGTAGGCGCTGTACCGGATCCTCGTGGGGAACAGCTCGACGATCATGATGTGGATCACCGCGGTGTGGCCCGCGAACACGACCGCCATGAGGCAGGCGCCGAGGATCGCGAGGCCGAGTTCCCCCGTGATGATGAGCGCGTAGGCGGGGATCGCGATGACGGCCATGAGCACGGCCGCCCAGGCCATGATGCGCTTGCGCCCGAACCGGTCGGACATCGCACCCGCGATCGGGACGGCGATGCAGATCGCGACGAGGCTCGTCGCCGTGACGATGAGCGCGGTTCCGATCGAGAAGCCGATCGCATCGCTCTTCAGGAATGTCGGCATGTACGAGAAGATCACGTAGTAGCCGGCCCCGTTCATGAGGGGCACGAACAGCGCGAGCAGCATCGCCTTGCGGTGTTCGGGCGTCGAGAACGCTTCCTTGATGGGGTTGCGGGAGAGCCGGTCCTCCTCCTGCAGCTTCTTGAAGTTCGGGGTGTCGTCGAGCGACTTGCGGATGTAGAACCCGACGAGCCCGAGCGGCACTGCGACGAGGAAGGGGATGCGCCACGCCCATGCGCCAAAGCCGCCGGCGCCGATCGCGTCCGCCGTGAGCCAGGGTGACATGCCGAACGCGACGAGGGTGCCCGTGAGGAGTGCGGCGAACGATGCGACCTGCGCGAGGCTCGTGTTGAGGCCGCGGCGGTTGGGTGCCGAGTGCTCGGCGAGGAACGTCATCGCGCCGGCCGCCTCGCCGCCGACGGAGAGGCCCTGCAGCATCCGGAACAGCACGAGCAGGACGGGCGCCGCCACACCGATGACGGCGTACGGTGGCAGGAGCCCGATGCCCGCCGTCGCGACGCTGATGAGCATGATGACGGCGACGAGCATGCGCTGTCGGCCGAAGCGATCGCCGAGGACACCGAAGATGACGGCGCCGAGCGGGCGGACGAAGAAGGAGACGGCGTAGCCGGCGAAGACGAAGACGAGTGCCCCCGTCTCGTCACCGGCGGGGAAGAAGACGATCGCGAGCGTGCTCGCCATGAAGGCGAAGATGCCGTTGTCGTACAGTTCGACGAAGATTCCGATACAGCCGGCCACGAGGATCCGGCGCTTGCTCGGCGGCTGCTTCGTTGCAGCGGCCGACGTCGCGGGTGCGGTCATGAGATGCCCTCCGGTGATGGGGTGGAACTCGGGGTGAAGGTGGACCCCCGGGCGACGAGCTGTGTCGCTCCGAGGTGGGTGTAGACGGTCTCGACGCGACGACGCAGGTCGTCGAGCCGGTCCCGCCACTCGTGCAGCGACTCCTGCGCCCGTTCGACCGTCGTGTGTCGGAACCGGATGCGCTCTCCCGGTCGCACTTGACCGAGATCGTCGAGGGAGAGGGGCGTGACGACGGCGAGGACGGGGTACCCCGCCGTGACGCCGCGGCCGCGGTGCAGCACGAGCAGTTCGTCGCCGGGCGGCACCTCGACGGCGCCGACCGGGACGCCTCGCGAGAGCACCTCGCCGCCCCCTCGCCGCACGGGCAGCGCGCCCGTGAGCCGGAGGCCGATGTGGTTGCTCTTCGCGGAGACGGTGTAGGGGTCGTGGACGAGGCGGGCGTCGGTGCCCGCGAACTCGTCCACGTCGGGACCGTCGGTGATGTGGATGACGGCTTCGCCGCCCATGTGGGGCACGAGGACACCGAGGTTGAACAGCGACATGTCGAAGAAGGGGTTGACGACGGGGTCGACCGCCTCCCCCACGACGAGTTCGCTCCCCGGCCGGAGCGAGGTGCCGAACCCCGCGACCGTGTCCGGTGCGCAGCTTCCGAGCAGCATCGGCACCTCGAACGCGCCGTGGGCGCTCAGGTAGGTTCGCAGCCCGGCCGCCATCTCGACGATCTCCATCCGCTGTCCGGCACACAGCGAGATGGGCTCCCACATCGGGCGCTCGACGTCGTCGACGACGACGACGACGGGGGCGCCGGTGACCGCGACGAGCAGGTTCGTGGCCGCGACGAAGACGAAGTCGGACGCCGTGATCTCGACGAGCGGCGCGCGCTCGTCGTTCGCGACGAGGATGTTCGCGACGCGGGCGGAGTACTGGTCGAGCGCCCCGTTGACCGGGAGCCCGACGGCCGGGCCGCGCTCGCGTCCGAGGTCGGTGACGGCGGCGACGACGGCGCGCTCCACCACGATGCCGCCGCTCATGCCGCGACCGCCTCGAGCGGGTGACCCCGCAGCGCCTCGAAGCGCTCGTCGTCGATGCGTTCGAAGCGGATCGTGTCGCCCGGCCGGTACGGGACGAGCGGCTCGCGCGTGAGGTCGAGGATACGCAGCGGGGTGCTGCCGATCCCGGACCAACCGCCCGGTGCGGTCGCCGGGGCGACGGTCGCCTGGCGCCCCGCGACGGAGACGATGCCGGCCGGCACGCTCGTGCGTGGGCTCGCGAGCCGTGGGACCGGGACGGGGAAGGCCGGCCCGTCGAGCATCGGAGACCCGCCGGGTGCACCGAGGCAACGCACCGTGTAGAGCGGCTCGAGGTGCAGCCGGATGACGTCCTCGGCCGCGAGTCCGGTGAGGTGGGCGACGCGGTCGAGGTCCGGTCCGAGTTCCCCGCCGTAGCGCACCGGGACGACGAAGTGACGGGGGTGGTCGTGCAGGGGGCGATCGGCGTCGAGGCCCGCCAGCGTGGATTCGATGGTGCCGGTCAGCTCGGCGGCGGTGATCGCGAACGGGTCGTACTCGACGAGCACCGACTCGTACGTGGGGACGCAACCGATGAGGCCCGACGTCCCGCTCCGTGCGAGTGCGTCGGCGAGCAGGTGCACGGTGCGCCAATCGCGCTCGCGGTCGCCCGAATCGCTGCTCACGCGGATCGCCGCGGCTCCCGAGCCCGCGATGCGGACGTGGGCCGGGTCGACGGCACTCATCGTCGTCGCTCCGGTGCCGCGACCTCGACGCCCGCGGCGACGAGCTCGTCGCGCAGCCGCTGCGCGAGGCGGACCGCGCCCGCGTTGTCGCCGTGCAGGAGCACGGAGTCCACCGTGACGGGAAGCGTTCGGCCGGTGCGGCTCTCGATGGTCCCGTCGAGGACCATGCGCACGGTGCGCGCGGCGATCTCGTCCTCGTCGTGGATGACGGCTCCCGCCTCCGAGCGGGGAACGAGCGTGCCGTCGTCCTCGTACGCGCGGTCGGCGATACCGATCACACCGATCTGCAGGTCGGCCTCGCTCGCCGCGTCGGCGAGGCAGCCGTCCTGGACGAGCACGCGCAGTTCGGGATCGACGACGAGGACGGCCGCCACGACGGCACGGGCGTAGTCCTCACGCACCGCGACGAGGTTCCCGAGCCGACCGTGCGGTGCGATGTGCGCCACACGTGTTCCGTGCGCGGTCGCGAACGCCTGCAGCGCACCGAGTTGGTAGATCACGTCGGTGCGGACCTCGTCGCCCGTCAGGTCCATCGCCCGCCGGCCGAAACCGACGAGGTCGGGGAAACTCGGGTGGGCGCCGACGTGCACGCCGCGCTCGACGCACTTCGCCACCGTGCGGTCCATGATGCGGGGATCGCCGGCGTGGAAG is drawn from Pseudoclavibacter chungangensis and contains these coding sequences:
- a CDS encoding 5-oxoprolinase subunit B family protein, which produces MSAVDPAHVRIAGSGAAAIRVSSDSGDRERDWRTVHLLADALARSGTSGLIGCVPTYESVLVEYDPFAITAAELTGTIESTLAGLDADRPLHDHPRHFVVPVRYGGELGPDLDRVAHLTGLAAEDVIRLHLEPLYTVRCLGAPGGSPMLDGPAFPVPVPRLASPRTSVPAGIVSVAGRQATVAPATAPGGWSGIGSTPLRILDLTREPLVPYRPGDTIRFERIDDERFEALRGHPLEAVAA
- a CDS encoding LamB/YcsF family protein, with the protein product MARRIDLVADLGEGFGDWKMGDDDALLDIVTSANIACGFHAGDPRIMDRTVAKCVERGVHVGAHPSFPDLVGFGRRAMDLTGDEVRTDVIYQLGALQAFATAHGTRVAHIAPHGRLGNLVAVREDYARAVVAAVLVVDPELRVLVQDGCLADAASEADLQIGVIGIADRAYEDDGTLVPRSEAGAVIHDEDEIAARTVRMVLDGTIESRTGRTLPVTVDSVLLHGDNAGAVRLAQRLRDELVAAGVEVAAPERRR